A stretch of the Lineus longissimus chromosome 12, tnLinLong1.2, whole genome shotgun sequence genome encodes the following:
- the LOC135497212 gene encoding basement membrane-specific heparan sulfate proteoglycan core protein-like translates to MAIDIFTVSCACILLSAPLVHPIVLPKKPVLSGFEPAAIGSYRELVCDASQPDAGTITYQWYTYSIANGVENWEPKGPIGTSQKYIFNPVTEKKVFHPGTPAEPVSGKYLCRASNSVGTRDSEWGDLYVYTPCSLFTVSVSPPKPAIGSTFTLNCYIPNPSGFTVKWLKRNDTSSPVEDVAAANKKGCQAPSNPRYSWSSCSPPSITSLTKTFNLQVTNAQPSDSGYWICQDVSLSCWSDPVKPVVQAPPGTPQIRGFPSGPVIAGTLNLKCVASPPGDTYDWYKDGTLVTTSSSYDFQVTKESAGVYKCVARNAVGSASSTDKTLVVYYKPDSVDVSSGKTSSYVGETDKFTCTVSGGNPTPTVKLYFKRLGRTPVEVTQSHDRVMAKEDNQAEYYCEAKVTGYPALDMTSSRKTYSVTFSNTKVSFLNNPTAAVQVGQVKKFTCETDESNPVTYIKWYQYSTGSSRRNVTTGISLSERNGAYGGMIRISEWSVTATKAMDGGTIRCMSTYSLTGHDFTTNADTAMYVKYKPDSVDVSSGKTSSYVGETDKFTCTVSGGNPTVKLYFKRSGGTPVEVTQGQDRVMAKEDNQAEYYCEAMVTGYPAFDMTSSRKTYNVTFSNTKVSFLNNPTAAVQAGQVKKFTCETDESNPVTDIKWYQHSTGSSWRNVTTGISLSERNGAYGGKIRISEWSVTATKAMNGETVRCASTYSLTGHDLMTKADTTMYVKFNPSNITLLQIPPTVIYEGKLITIICEADSANPVANVTFHRKRTGGTWEQLASGITSVVRAAEYKGKIRNSTLVVTANRLDTQTVFKCEVRDGSFQMEQTTTVNVYYPANVVLSLASTTVKEGDTVTLTCEARGGNPTSYTYIWYYNWIQIPNMTSRQYRISSIQYNRSGEYRCRAVNYSPGGIADAILKLDVLYKAKWDPKLPRLLTVASKPLRPVRFTLHVIANPRPTNVTWYHPNHKMATGESFIPGEESGTYTLSKGSVGTPDYGNYTVKVTNSVGMTYFVFELLRPGPPRIPCCMKSHRVTAVSVTLIFKSNFNGGSQQQFTIESKNGSTIDRYINIADPGFAKDVVRKIAGLKSNSMYEFRVKADNEYGSSGYGGVLTVHTPAAPSIPTFTITRKGLSLTVVFSASMTGPFTKFELKFCGPGRTPKTTGCTGSFVPIQDSAKTNYTIHVTHATTTYVFYLDFYDGDDVVYSSGPVHPENVGRTTTVPAGSSPDDGMIAGVVVAVVIVVAVVVVVVVVLHRSNMACFAGRNKPEGSNRGDERIGTPQPESVFHVNRAFEGDDTQPEPVYVNDPKQDFVKEVIYDDVNLTGKPSGEDAARKIEDMSVKDFKQWLHSKYVTESTYERLAKNGFNEARFFVILQREDDIKEMHIKPLAQEALIRKLVKDINETRQSTSESSEGKKPGGPTAGEENPYDEMENQYAALDIKPDVTANQTYAELKPLA, encoded by the exons ATGGCTATCGATATCTTCACCGTGAGCTGCGCATGTATCCTACTTTCGGCACCACTGGTTCATCCTATTG TTCTGCCAAAGAAACCAGTTTTATCTGGATTTGAACCTGCTGCTATCGGCTCCTACCGTGAACTCGTCTGTGATGCGTCTCAACCTGATGCCGGGACCATAACGTATCAATGGTATACATACTCGATTGCTAATGGTGTAGAGAATTGGGAACCCAAAGGACCCATTGGTACAAGTCAGAAGTATATCTTTAATCCAGTGACTGAGAAGAAAGTGTTCCACCCAGGTACCCCGGCAGAGCCTGTCAGTGGCAAGTACCTGTGTCGAGCATCGAACTCGGTCGGAACAAGAGACAGCGAATGGGGAGATCTGTATGTCTATACACCAT gttcaTTGTTTACTGTGAGTGTTTCACCACCCAAACCTGCCATCGGAAGTACATTCACCCTCAACTGTTACATACCCAATCCAAGTGGGTTTACTGTGAAGTGGTTAAAGAGGAATGATACTTCATCTCCAGTTGAAGATGTAGCTGCAGCGAATAAGAAGGGATGCCAAGCTCCAAGTAACCCACGCTACAGTTGGAGCAGCTGTAGTCCACCAAGCATCACATCACTGACAAAGACATTCAATCTACAAGTCACCAATGCTCAGCCTTCTGATTCTGGTTACTGGATTTGTCAGGATGTTAGTCTGAGCTGCTGGAGTGACCCAGTCAAGCCAGTGGTGCAAG cgCCGCCAGGCACACCACAGATCCGCGGGTTCCCATCTGGACCAGTCATTGCTGGAACACTCAACTTGAAGTGTGTAGCCTCGCCTCCTGGAGATACCTACGATTGGTACAAAGATGGTACACTGGTTACAACATCATCAAGTTACGACTTCCAAGTGACGAAGGAGAGTGCTGGTGTTTACAAGTGTGTGGCGAGAAATGCTGTCGGGTCTGCCAGTAGCACAGACAAGACACTGGTTGTTTATT ACAAACCTGATTCCGTTGACGTGTCATCTGGAAAGACCTCATCCTATGTTGGGGAGACCGACAAGTTCACCTGCACAGTCTCTGGCGGCAACCCCACCCCGACCGTGAAGCTGTATTTCAAGAGGTTAGGCCGAACACCAGTAGAGGTCACCCAAAGTCATGATAGGGTGATGGCTAAAGAAGACAACCAGGCTGAGTACTACTGCGAGGCGAAGGTCACTGGGTATCCCGCCCTCGATATGACTTCAAGCAGGAAGACATACAGCGTAACAT tttcaaacacCAAGGTTTCCTTTCTCAATAACCCGACCGCTGCTGTCCAGGTTGGTCAGGTTAAGAAGTTCACATGTGAGACGGATGAGAGTAACCCAGTTACCTACATCAAGTGGTATCAATATAGTACTGGTTCTTCGCGGCGAAATGTCACAACCGGAATCTCATTATCCGAGAGGAATGGTGCGTATGGTGGAATGATCAGGATCAGTGAGTGGTCTGTAACTGCAACAAAGGCAATGGATGGTGGAACGATAAGATGTATGTCCACCTACTCCCTGACTGGTCATGACTTTACGACGAATGCCGATACTGCAATGTATGTAAAAT ACAAACCTGATTCCGTTGACGTGTCATCTGGAAAGACCTCATCCTATGTTGGGGAGACCGACAAGTTCACCTGCACAGTCTCTGGCGGCAACCCCACCGTGAAGCTGTATTTCAAGAGGTCAGGTGGAACACCAGTAGAGGTCACCCAAGGTCAAGACAGGGTGATGGCTAAAGAAGACAACCAGGCTGAGTACTACTGCGAGGCGATGGTCACTGGGTATCCCGCCTTCGATATGACTTCAAGCAGGAAGACATACAACGtaacat tttcaaacacCAAGGTTTCCTTTCTCAATAACCCGACCGCTGCTGTCCAGGCTGGTCAGGTAAAGAAGTTCACATGTGAGACGGACGAGAGTAACCCAGTTACCGACATCAAGTGGTATCAACATAGTACTGGTTCTTCGTGGCGAAATGTCACAACCGGAATCTCATTATCCGAGAGGAATGGTGCGTATGGTGGAAAGATCAGGATCAGTGAGTGGTCTGTAACTGCAACAAAGGCAATGAATGGTGAAACTGTAAGATGTGCGTCCACCTACTCCCTGACTGGTCATGACTTAATGACAAAGGCCGATACCACAATGTATGTAAAAT TTAACCCATCAAATATAACTTTGCTACAAATACCACCGACAGTGATCTACGAGGGGAAACTGATCACGATCATCTGTGAGGCAGACAGCGCCAACCCGGTTGCGAATGTAACGTTCCACCGGAAAAGGACAGGAGGAACCTGGGAGCAACTGGCGTCGGGAATAACATCTGTAGTTAGAGCGGCAGAATACAAGGGCAAGATTCGAAACAGTactttggttgtgacagccaatAGGTTGGACACACAGACTGTGTTCAAATGCGAGGTTCGTGATGGGTCATTCCAGATGGAACAGACAACTACAGTTAATGTATATT ACCCAGCAAACGTCGTATTATCATTAGCCTCGACTACAGTGAAAGAAGGCGATACTGTCACATTGACATGTGAAGCAAGAGGGGGTAACCCGACATCGTACACCTACATATGGTATTATAACTGGATACAAATACCGAATATGACTTCAAGACAATACAGAATATCATCAATACAGTACAACAGGAGTGGAGAGTATCGCTGTCGTGCGGTCAACTATTCTCCAGGCGGCATAGCTGATGCAATATTAAAATTGGATGTTTTAT acaaagcaaaatGGGATCCCAAACTGCCGAGACTCCTCACCGTTGCGAGCAAACCATTACGACCAGTCAGGTTTACACTCCATGTCATCGCCAACCCTCGACCAACGAATGTTACGTGGTATCACCCAAATCACAAGATGGCAACTGGGGAAAGCTTCATCCCCGGGGAAGAAAGTGGGACATACACACTGAGCAAAGGATCTGTAGGGACTCCAGACTATGGAAACTACACCGTCAAAGTGACTAATTCTGTTGGAAtgacatattttgtttttgagcTGCTACGGCCAG GTCCGCCACGCATTCCCTGCTGTATGAAATCCCACCGAGTTACAGCAGTATCAGTGACCTTGATCTTTAAGAGTAACTTCAATGGCggatcacaacagcagttcacCATCGAGAGCAAAAACGGAAGCACCATCGACAGATACATCAATATAGCAGACCCGGGCTTTGCGAAAGATGTAGTGAGAAAAATAGCAGGACTGAAGAGCAATTCGATGTATGAATTCCGGGTGAAAGCGGACAACGAATATGGTAGCAGTGGCTATGGGGGCGTACTTACAGTACACACACCAG CTGCTCCAAGTATCCCCACATTTACGATCACTCGGAAAGGACTATCGTTGACCGTGGTGTTCTCGGCGTCTATGACAGGGCCCTTCACCAAGTTTGAACTCAAGTTCTGTGGGCCGGGGCGGACGCCAAAAACGACAGGATGCACTGGATCTTTCGTCCCTATCCAAGATTCTGCAAAAACAAATTACACAATTCATGTGACACATGCGACAACGACTTATGTCTTCTATTTGGATTTTTATGATGGGGATGATGTTGTTTATAGTTCAGGTCCTGTGCACCCTGAGAATGTTGGACGAACAACGACCGTGCCTGCTGGAAGTAGTCCTGATGATGGCATGATAGCTGGTGTGGTTGTTGCCGTCGTCATAGTTGTAGctgtggtcgtggtcgtggttgTCGTTCTACATAGGAGCAATATGGCATGCTTCGCTG GGCGAAATAAACCTGAAGGATCTAATCGGGGCGATGAGAGAATTGGCACTCCGCAACCTGAATCCGTTTTTCACGTCAACAGGGCATTTGAAG GTGACGATACTCAACCTGAGCCGGTTTATGTGAATGATCCTAAACAGGATTTTGTTAAAG AAGTGATCTACGATGATGTGAATCTGACCGGGAAGCCAAGTGGCGAAGATGCTGCTCGGAAAATCGAAG ATATGTCAGTCAAAGATTTCAAACAGTGGCTCCATTCAAAATACGTGACAGAATCAACTTACGAACGACTAGCTAAGAACGGGTTCAACGAGGCAAGGTTCTTCGTCATATTACAAAGAGAAGACGACATCAAGGAGATGCATATCAAGCCCTTGGCTCAGGAGGCCTTGATACGCAAATTGGTGAAGGATATCAATGAGACCAGGCAGAGTACGAGTGAGAGCAGCGAAGGAAAGAAACCTGGAGGTCCCACAG CTGGAGAAGAAAATCCGTATGATGAAATGGAAAATCAATATGCCGCCTTGGACATCAAG CCTGATGTGACCGCCAACCAGACGTATGCTGAATTGAAGCCATTAGCATGA